DNA sequence from the Rhodohalobacter barkolensis genome:
CAAAAAATCCAAAAGGTAATTGCAGATTTTTTGAGAACATCGGGTAAATAGCATCTGGTGGGATGTACTTGACAGGTAGATTGTGAGGGTCCGGATCATTCTTCGAAGTAGTAATTGAACTGCTTTATATGCGATGTATGAAGATAAAGCAGGAAAGTCATTAAAAACATCGGCAAATAATTCATCTAAAAATTATGAGCATGTACTCTATTGACGACGTAATCCAAAAAATGGATGCAATTGTTGAACAGTGCAGCCGGGAAAATCTCCGTGCCGGTTATTTTGCCGTACTGTACCGGCTTGTAACGATTTGCATCAAAGAGGAGATTGAGGCCGGTAATTTTGATGACAACGAGCGAATGGAAAAATTAGATACCATTTTCGCTCAGCGTTTTTTTGATGCGTTTGATGCATACTATAACGATTCAGGAGATGAGTTAACTCAAAGCTGGCACCGGGCATTTGAAGCGGCTGAATCAAATCGATTTATCATAATGCAGCATCTGCTTCTTGGTATAAATGCCCACATCAATCTGGACCTTGGAATTGCAGCCGCACAGACGGTGGAGAGTGAAAACCTGGAAATCATTCACAATGATTACAACCGGATCAACGCCATTCTTGCCTCACTTGTGGACGATGTTACCTCGAATATAAGCGGGATCTCTCTATTCTTTGGTCCGATGATTCGTTTAGCTCATGGAGCTGATGAGATGTTGGTCAATTTCAGCATTGTTGTTGCTCGGGATGGTGCCTGGGAATTTGCACATAAATAT
Encoded proteins:
- a CDS encoding DUF5995 family protein, with the protein product MSMYSIDDVIQKMDAIVEQCSRENLRAGYFAVLYRLVTICIKEEIEAGNFDDNERMEKLDTIFAQRFFDAFDAYYNDSGDELTQSWHRAFEAAESNRFIIMQHLLLGINAHINLDLGIAAAQTVESENLEIIHNDYNRINAILASLVDDVTSNISGISLFFGPMIRLAHGADEMLVNFSIVVARDGAWEFAHKYLTAEDKELAIQKRDAKIADLAKRLTQTGPFVSFIIKIIRWGEFRSLQTNLVRMI